A single region of the Oryzias latipes chromosome 19, ASM223467v1 genome encodes:
- the tbkbp1 gene encoding TANK-binding kinase 1-binding protein 1 — protein MQSLFGGGELGLLGGGNDAGGLKEDGCSSMAWRSSPLPPDDVYSASHFALITAYQDIKTRLGSLERENSTIKRKLKIYEIKFPMINEFGEDTNSYCSFESKETVLLQSENGNLQQRVNVLTHELQKRNDREEQLGDVIKAYEKIHLEKNNLQRDLDKMTSLVEKHVERILNLESALRQRDNSLQKLNIQMHNKDMQYLQLHAGPDAHLLDCPALTLQSSRSLDALSDLKLQRLEAELEGARHEAQGACQREEELKAECERLKDEMRELQSSQREREMNSPCKQCDMEWIKKVGDEQVNLALAYTELTEELGRLRALSAKQTEILRKATQEQASPVQLHSPIHHQRHSPVSQRHSPIPQRHSPVPPQPHHSPIQQRRSPVLQRLSPDMHRRSPLLDVNNGPASYSYRPPSQHLRASFQGRRSYSEVADPSAYQCPPRFSLDPVSTLPKPRPYIEGYPKQQSQHVGSPHSGLQHRGSQSPHQSGAGKDSSLGESSMRHSREMPFPLSEVAHLHYEPPPPPSPTSQPQQSSEDEEEWTCPHPISPPRTLGVLSPTAASGIMRGPASCSAFPIPQRPNNLSCHPQQGYMSTEHAQSWPSINLWMETEESDMRSCPLCQLIFPVGYPDDALIKHIDSHLENSKI, from the exons ATGCAGTCTCTGTTTGGTGGAGGAGAGCTGGGGCTGCTGGGAGGAGGCAACGACGCAGGAGGCCTCAAGGAGGATGGCTGCAGCAGCATGGCATGGAGGTCATCGCCTCTTCCTCCGGATGATGTCTACTCAGCCTCGCACTTTGCCCTCATCACTGCCTATCAGGACATCAAAACGAGGCTGGGCAGCCTCGAGCGAGAAAACAGCACTATAAAGAGGAAGCTAAAGATATATGAGATAAAG TTTCCAATGATCAACGAGTTTGGTGAGGACACAAACTCATACTGCTCCTTTGAGAGTAAGGAGACGGTATTGTTGCAGTCTGAAAATGGCAACCTGCAGCAGAGGGTGAACGTCCTGACCCATGAG ctgcagaagagaaatgacagagaggagcagctgggGGACGTCATAAAGGCTTATGAGAAAATTCACTTGGAGAAGAACAACCTCCAGAGAGACCTGGACAAGATG ACCAGCTTGGTGGAGAAGCATGTTGAGCGCATCCTTAACCTGGAATCAGCTCTTAGACAGAGGGACAATTCCCTGCAGAAGCTCAACATACAGATGCACAACAAGGACATGCAGTATCTGCAGCTCCACGCTGGTCCGGACGCACACT TGTTGGACTGTCCAGCTCTGACCCTTCAGAGCTCCCGCAGCCTGGACGCCCTCTCCGACCTTAAGCTCCAGCGCCTGGAGGCTGAGCTGGAAGGGGCACGGCACGAAGCCCAGGGGGCGTGTCAGCGGGAGGAGGAGCTTAAGGCGGAGTGCGAGAGGCTGAAAGACGAGATGAGAGAGCTACAGAGCAGCCAGCGAGAGAGG GAAATGAATTCTCCATGCAAGCAGTGTGATATGGAGTGGATAAAGAAGGTGGGAGATGAGCA GGTGAATTTGGCTCTGGCCTACACCGAATTAACAGAGGAACTGGGACGCCTTCGAGCACTAAGCGCCAAGCAGACAGAGATTCTGAGGAAAGCGACGCAGGAGCAGGCTAGTCCAG TGCAGCTTCACTCTCCTATCCACCACCAGCGCCACTCCCCAGTTTCTCAGCGTCACTCCCCAATTCCACAGCGGCATTCTCCAGTCCCTCCACAACCCCACCACTCCCCAATCCAGCAGCGGCGCTCTCCAGTGCTGCAGCGCCTTTCCCCCGATATGCACCGCCGTTCGCCCTTACTTGATGTCAACAATGGACCGGCTTCGTACTCGTACAGGCCTCCCAGCCAGCACCTTAGAGCCAGCTTCCAGGGTCGTCGAAGTTACTCAGAAGTTGCAGATCCTTCAGCTTATCAGTGCCCACCCCGCTTCTCCCTCGACCCGGTCTCCACCCTTCCTAAGCCAAGGCCCTACATTGAGGGCTACCCAAAGCAGCAGTCCCAACATGTTGGCTCCCCCCACAGTGGGCTACAGCACAGAGGATCCCAGTCTCCCCACCAAAGTGGAGCAGGAAAAGATAGTAGCCTTGGAGAGAGCTCCATGCGCCACTCCAGAGAGATGCCGTTTCCGCTTTCAGAAGTGGCCCACCTTCATTACgagccacctcctccaccttcacCCACTTCACAGCCCCAACAGTCCTCCGAAGATGAGGAAGAGTGGACCTGCCCGCATCCCATCAGTCCACCAAGGACACTGGGCGTGCTTTCTCCGACAGCTGCCAGCGGTATCATGAGGGGCCCGGCTTCCTGCTCAGCCTTCCCCATCCCTCAGAGGCCtaacaacctcagctgccatCCTCAACAGGGGTACATGTCTACAGAGCATGCTCAGTCCTGGCCTTCAATCAAT ctctgGATGGAGACTGAGGAAAGTGACATGAGAAGCTGCCCTCTCTGCCAGCTGATTTTTCCTGTTGGCTACCCTGACGATGCCCTCATCAAGCACATCGACTCCCACCTGGAGAACAGCAAGATATGA